GGGAATCCGGGTGCCCGCTGATGGAACTGCGATTCGGGCCGGGTGCGCCGGATCTCCACCGAGTCCAGCCCGGGAATCGCCTTTGGAAGACGGACGATCCGGCGCTGAACCGCGAAGTGCGGCGCACGTTCGAGGGGGAGGCTCCCCGGTTTCGACGCCCGATATTCGCCGAGGTTCACGGCGTCGCCGGCACCCCGCTGTCCCTCATTCTTCGTGATGAATTGGGCCACGTGGCCGAGGCGTCGTCGTCCCTGCCCCTGACCCCGGCAGTGCACCAACCGTTGACCCAGGAGCGGCTGGAGGCGCAGCTCGGCCGCCTGGGAGGAACCCCCTTTCGGCTGGCAACGCTGAGAAGCCACCTGGATTCCGGACTGATCCTGCCCGTCAGCGAGTTGAACCGCGTGCGGCGGGACGCGGCACGGGCGCTGGAGGCGCAGCGTGCGACCCCGCCCCGGTGGTGTCTGGAGGTGGCCGATCCGGTGATTGCGGTCGAACCCGATGGTGTCGCGCGCGCGATCGGCCGCGTTGAGGTGCCGGAACTGGTGGTGCTGGTGCGCCGCATGGATCAACTGGAGGCGGCGTTGGATCATGGGATTCGGACGGTGTACTGCGATTTTGAGGATCCCAAGCGGTACCGGGAGGTGGTGCGTCAGGTGCGGGCATTGGAACGTGACGGGGTGCGTCCGGAGGTCTGGCTGGCGCCGCCCCGCATCACCAAGCCGGGTGAGGATTGGATTCTCGACCAGGTACGGTCGGCGGAGGCCGACGGCTTTCTGGTGCGCAATCCGGATCACCTCCGGTCCTTCGCCGGTCACCGGAGGCGCGGTGACTTTTCGCTCAACGTGGCGAACCCGCTCACCGCGGAGCATTTCATCCGAGGTCACGGTCTGGAACGCGTCACCGCGAGCTATGACCTCAATGTGGATCAACTGGAGTCGCTCGTGACCGCGGCGCCGCCGGCGTGGTTTGAGGTCACCCTGCACCAGCACATGCCCCTGTTTCACATGGAGCACTGTGTCTTTTGCGCGTTTCTTTCGAAGGGAACGGACTACACCAATTGCGGGCGTCCGTGTGACCGCCACGAGGTGCGGCTGCGCGACCGGGTCGGGCTGGAGCATCCGCTCAAAGCGGACGCCGGATGTCGGAACACCGTGTTCAACGCGCGGGCCCAGACGGGCGCGGAATCGGTGGAACGTCTGAGGACCCTCGGCGTGGGGACCTTCCGGATTGAATTCGTGAACGAAACCTCCGACGAGGTGGCGGCGATCCTCAGTCGCTACGGCTCGCTGTTGCGCCGGGAGATTTCGGGAGCCGCCCTGTGGCGGGATCTCCGTTTGGAAAACCGGCTGGGCGTGACCCGGGGCCAGATGGCTCCGGAGGCATCGAACCGTGCGGCGGCCCGTTGACTCCGGCCGATTGCCCAGGGCTTTCCCCACCATTCTCGGAGATTTTTCGGGTCGGACCGGGTGGCGGCGATGGGCATCCGTATTTTTCCGAAAATCGTATTGCAGTGAAGTGCCCGATTGGTAATCTCTGCGCTCCCGTTGCCGGCTCCGGCAGACACTTGCGAATCGTTTTTGGCCTCCAATGCCCACCATTAACCAGTTGGTCCGTCAGGGCCGGGTGAAATTGAATTACAAGAGCAAGGCTCCTGCCTTGCACGGTTCGCCGTTTCGCCGGGGCGTCTGCCTGCAGGTGATGACCCGCACGCCCAAGAAGCCGAACTCGGCCATGCGCAAGGTGGCCAAGGTCCGCCTGACCAACGGGGTCGAGGTGATCGCCTACATCCCGGACGAGGGACACAACCTCCAGGAGCACTCCATCGTTCTGGTCCGCGGCGGCCGCGTGAAGGACCTGCCCGGTGTCCGGTACCACATTGTCCGGGGCACCCTCGATTGCGCCGGTGTCGAGAAACGCCGCGTCAGCCGCTCCAAGTATGGCGTGAAACGCCCCAAGGCCGCCAAGACCGCCGCCAAGTAATCTGCTGCCCCGCAACCTCCCCCCGTTCTTTGTATGGCCCGTCGTCGTCAAGCCGAGAAACGCCCGACTTCCGTTGACCCCAAGTTCAACAGCGTGCTGGTCAGCCGCCTGATCAACGTGATCATGCGGAGTGGCAAGAAAAACACGGCGCGACGCATCGTCTACGACGCGCTCGACGCGCTCGCGGAGAAGAATCCCGGGGTCAACACGCTCGACATTCTTCAGCGGTCCGTTGACAACGCCAAGCCGCGGATTGAGACAAAGGCGCGGCGGGTCGGCGGCGCCACGTACCAGGTGCCGCTGGAAATCCCGGTGGACCGTCAGACGGCCCTGGCAATGCGCTGGATCGTGACCTACGCCGACTCCCGGAAGGGCATTCCGATGAAGGACGCCCTGGCGTCGGAGTTGATGGAGGCCTTCCAGGGGCAGGGCAGCGCGATCCGCAAGCGCGATGACGTCCACAAGATGGCCCAGGCCAACAAGGCATTCGCCCATTTCCGCTGGTAGCCGCCACCGAACCAACCGACCGCCCCGCGGGCTGACCCGGGGCGTTTTTCATCCCCGGACCGCACGCCCCAGTACCCCTCGATGAGTGACGCCGCCGACATCAATTCCACGCTGAATTCCCCGAACCGCCAGTATTCGCTGGAGCGGACCCGGAACATTGGCATTGCGGCCCACATTGATGCGGGCAAGACCACCACGACGGAGCGCATCCTGTTCTACACGGGGCTGATCCACAAGATCGGCGATGTGGACGACGGCAACACGGTCACCGACTGGATGGAGCAGGAGCGGGAGCGGGGGATCACGATCACCTCGGCTGCGGTCACGTGCTTCTGGACGCAGAAGCCGGAGGAGGGATTGTTCAAGTCGCGTGAGGCGATCGCCCATCGCGTGAACATCATTGACACCCCGGGTCATGTGGATTTCACCGCCGAGGTGGAGCGGTCCATGCGCGTGCTTGACGGTGCAGTGGCGGTTTTTTGCGGCGTGGCGGGGGTGCAGCCCCAGTCGGAGACGGTCTGGCGCCAGGCGACCAAGTACCACGTGCCGCGCATTGCGTTCGTCAACAAGATGGACCGCACCGGGGCCAATTTTTCCAACGCCCTGAACGACATGCGGCGGAAGCTGAACGCCTACGCCTTCCCGATCATGCTCCCGATCGGCGCCGAGGAGCGCTTTGAGGGCGTGATTGATGTCGTCAACCAGAAGGCGATCGTCTGGGGCCCCGGCGACGTGCCCAACGAGGGGTTGAAATACGAGGTCCGCGAAATTCCGGAGGCCCTCCGCGAAGAGGCTGCCCAAGCCCTGAAGGAGTTGATTGAGGCGGTCTCCAACAAGGATGACGCCGTTGCCGAGCTCGTCCTCGAGGAGAAGCCGATCAGTGCGGCCGTGCTCAAGGCGGCGATCCGTCGCCTCACCTGCAAGATTGAGCTGGTGCCGGTCCTGTGCGGCTCGGCGTTCAAGAAGAAGGGTGTCCAGGTGCTCATTGATGCGGTCATTGACTATCTGCCCTCGCCGCTCGACATCCCGGCCGCCGTCGGTCATGTCCCGGGTGCGACCGACCAGGTCACGATCGAGCCCGATGACAATGCCCGGTTCTGTTCACTGGCGTTCAAGCTCTGGACCGACCCCTACGCCGGCAAGCTGGTGTTCTTCCGCGTCTACTCCGGGGTGCTGAAGAAAGGGGATACCATCTACAACCCCCGCACCCGCCGCCGCGAGCGGGTCAGCCGGCTGATGGTCATCCAGGGCGGGGAGCGCAAGGACATTGATGCCGTGTATTCCGGTGACATTGCGGCCCTCGTCGGACTGCGAAACATCACGACGGGCGACACCCTTTGCGATGAAGAGTTCGACGTCATGCTCGAGCCGCCGACCTTCCCGGAGCCGGTGATCAGCATGGCCATCGAGCCCAAGACCAAGGCGGACCGTGACAAGATGTCCGAAGGGCTCCAGCGCCTGGCCGAGGAGGACCCCACCTTCCGCGTCTTCACCAACGAAGAGACGGGTCAGTTGATCATCGCCGGGATGGGCGAACTTCACCTCGAGATCATCCGCGACCGGTTGAAGCGCGAGTTCAAGGTGGAGGCCGACGCCGGCGCACCGCAGATCGCCTTTCGCGAGACCATCACCCGGAGTGCGGATGGCGAAGGCAAGTTCATCCGCCAGTC
The DNA window shown above is from Verrucomicrobiia bacterium and carries:
- the rpsG gene encoding 30S ribosomal protein S7; translated protein: MARRRQAEKRPTSVDPKFNSVLVSRLINVIMRSGKKNTARRIVYDALDALAEKNPGVNTLDILQRSVDNAKPRIETKARRVGGATYQVPLEIPVDRQTALAMRWIVTYADSRKGIPMKDALASELMEAFQGQGSAIRKRDDVHKMAQANKAFAHFRW
- a CDS encoding U32 family peptidase, whose product is MTDNSEQAAVGDAAARGPESRLPELLAPAGDWECVRAAVENGADAVYFGLDRFNARMRARNFTEADLAPLMTFLHGRGVRGYVTFNTLVFTEELPAAAGYLRSIIAAGADAVIVQDVGLCRLVRRLSPDFPIHGSTQMTVTSVAGVEFARALGCNLVVLARENSLKEISEIRSGLRSAHPGSAPFPLEVFVHGALCVAYSGQCLTSEALGGRSANRGECAQACRMPYELIVDGRRMDLGDRHYLLSPQDLAGLEVLPELVAAGVASLKIEGRLKSPEYVAAITRIYRKALDALAAAGHGSAPSNGVGAGDRYGMEMAFSRGLYTGWFRGINNQELAHGRFGKKRGVLLGEVVRVAPKGVVVRLTGRVQAGDGVVFDAGTPSDNEAGGRVHGVRELAPGESGCPLMELRFGPGAPDLHRVQPGNRLWKTDDPALNREVRRTFEGEAPRFRRPIFAEVHGVAGTPLSLILRDELGHVAEASSSLPLTPAVHQPLTQERLEAQLGRLGGTPFRLATLRSHLDSGLILPVSELNRVRRDAARALEAQRATPPRWCLEVADPVIAVEPDGVARAIGRVEVPELVVLVRRMDQLEAALDHGIRTVYCDFEDPKRYREVVRQVRALERDGVRPEVWLAPPRITKPGEDWILDQVRSAEADGFLVRNPDHLRSFAGHRRRGDFSLNVANPLTAEHFIRGHGLERVTASYDLNVDQLESLVTAAPPAWFEVTLHQHMPLFHMEHCVFCAFLSKGTDYTNCGRPCDRHEVRLRDRVGLEHPLKADAGCRNTVFNARAQTGAESVERLRTLGVGTFRIEFVNETSDEVAAILSRYGSLLRREISGAALWRDLRLENRLGVTRGQMAPEASNRAAAR
- the rpsL gene encoding 30S ribosomal protein S12, translating into MPTINQLVRQGRVKLNYKSKAPALHGSPFRRGVCLQVMTRTPKKPNSAMRKVAKVRLTNGVEVIAYIPDEGHNLQEHSIVLVRGGRVKDLPGVRYHIVRGTLDCAGVEKRRVSRSKYGVKRPKAAKTAAK
- the fusA gene encoding elongation factor G; this translates as MSDAADINSTLNSPNRQYSLERTRNIGIAAHIDAGKTTTTERILFYTGLIHKIGDVDDGNTVTDWMEQERERGITITSAAVTCFWTQKPEEGLFKSREAIAHRVNIIDTPGHVDFTAEVERSMRVLDGAVAVFCGVAGVQPQSETVWRQATKYHVPRIAFVNKMDRTGANFSNALNDMRRKLNAYAFPIMLPIGAEERFEGVIDVVNQKAIVWGPGDVPNEGLKYEVREIPEALREEAAQALKELIEAVSNKDDAVAELVLEEKPISAAVLKAAIRRLTCKIELVPVLCGSAFKKKGVQVLIDAVIDYLPSPLDIPAAVGHVPGATDQVTIEPDDNARFCSLAFKLWTDPYAGKLVFFRVYSGVLKKGDTIYNPRTRRRERVSRLMVIQGGERKDIDAVYSGDIAALVGLRNITTGDTLCDEEFDVMLEPPTFPEPVISMAIEPKTKADRDKMSEGLQRLAEEDPTFRVFTNEETGQLIIAGMGELHLEIIRDRLKREFKVEADAGAPQIAFRETITRSADGEGKFIRQSGGRGQYGHACVKIEPNEKGKGIEVVNEIVGGAIPKEYIPAVEDGIREAIRSGVYAGYQVIDVKVEITDGSFHEVDSNELAFKMAGIFALKDAFGKAGPVLLEPIMKVEVTTPDEYQGDILGDVNRRRGVIQGVDAKAGQTIVTANVPLKEMFGYATAIRSLSKGRASYSMEPAAFEEVPSSVLAEILDAAKKRPAARS